In Camelus dromedarius isolate mCamDro1 chromosome 16, mCamDro1.pat, whole genome shotgun sequence, the genomic stretch ACTCATCCTGAGGAGGGGTCTACATCTTCCTCCACTTGATTCTGCACAGACTAGTGACGGTTTTCACCAAGAGTATGACGGGAGTGACGCTATGTGACGTCTGAGGCTGTGTCATAGTCAGCCACGGAGCTTCTCTAGTTCATAGGACACCTGCTCTTGGAGCGGGGAGCCACCTCTCAGCTGCCAGCTTAGCCCTTCATGCTGAAAAGGCCACATGAGGCACTCATCCTTAAGCCATCTCAGCCCACCCAGGAGACATATGAGTAAAGAAGACATCTTGGAAGTGGGCCCTCCCTGCCATCTAATCATCTCAACTGAGCCTCCAGGCACAATGGAGCAGAGGAGAGCCATGTCCACGGTTCCCCTTCCAAATTCCTTTCCCGCTGAATCCATGAGCATAGTAGCAAAATGCTTATCCTTTAACATCACTAAGTTTGGGGGCAATTTGCCAAGACAGCATTAGCTAATGGGAACACCTggaataatttttatccttttattttcatgcaCTTTATGCGTGTTTTGGGTGTCTTACAAACAACATGATGCTGGGTGTTGTTCTTTTTTCCAGTCTGAGAGAGTCAGGATCAGATTCCTGAGGAGGGACTCAAAACCTTGAGCAGTGAATGGCTATGAGCAGTAAAGCCCGAACCAGCACTTTGGATCTTTCTGCCTTAAGACCCACAGCTTCCCTGCCCATCCTTCCTCTAGGAACTCCGGCACCGCGTTTTCTCTGGTTGATTAGCGCGGGGCTCCATCTCCGCCCCTTATCCGGCTCCCCCTCTCCCAGATGCTGTAGCTCCCCGACCTCCCCCCGAATCGTGCTTCTGCCCAGGGAAACTTTATGGTTCCCTCAGAACGCAGCCGGCTGGCAAGCAGATCCCCATGATGGGTGGAGGAGGTTGCCATGGAGACGGGTCCGCGGTCCGCggctggggcggggagggccgcGCGCGGCTTCCGATTGGCTCCGCGGGCGCGCAGCGTTCTCCCTTTGCACATGCGCAGTGGCGCCGAGGCGAGGTCGCGGCGGAGCCGGGGTGCGGTGGGTTCCGGGCCGGGCTTCCCAGGACCAGGCTGGACAGCCGGCTCCGGCCGAGGCGCCGTGCTCTCCGGGGCGGGACGTGGCGGGGCCGAGACCCCGCGGCAGCGCGGGACCGAGCCCGCCACGCAGGCCCCGCGCCCGCCGCCATTGTTGCCCGGGGCCTCTCGGGCCGCTCGGCTGCGCGTCCGTAGGTCCGGCTGCAGGTGAGGATGTCGCGGGCGGCCTGCGGGGTGGACGCTGCGGGGCCGTCCCGGCGCAGCGGCCCGCGGCCCTGCGGCTGCGGAGTTAGGGAGACCCGCCTAGGGcccaggggaggcagggggcGCGTCCGCCCTGCAGGCCTGGGGAGCAGCCGGCTTCAGAGGACTCGACGGGGTGGAGGAGGGATCGGAGCCGGAGCCCTTGGACCAGTGGTGTCGGTTCTCCTCCAGATCAGGCCTGCAAAAGAGGTTTTCTTTGAGAATCCTGTTTTCAAATGTATTCATGAGGAATTGTGTCCTGCAGAAGATCTTCAGAGACTTCACCCCACACCGGTCTCTTCTGCCTGTTTCCAGCCCGAGCTCTCAGGGAGTGGAGACCTGGGACAGGCTGGCGTTAATGTCCAAAGAGCATCAGCGGCTCGCCCTCATTTCTTGACCGTTTCCCTTGGGAACCTTGAGCACTTTAAGAAGAAATTCTCCTCCCAGTTTGTTCTAAGTAACAGATTTGCTCTGTTGTCTCTGAGAACCAGTTCAGTCATTAAAGCTTCTGTAAAATCTGTTGactaaaatattttgtgtaaacGAATGTTTAATTTCTGTTTCAACAAGTTAGAAGTTTTATCTGACATTTTGCCCAGGGTTCAAGTCTTTGCTTCTACCCCCACCTCTTATGGCTGTCCCAACCCGTGCCCCGGCAGGTTGCATTTGTCTTACAAGTCGGAGGATATCAGGGAAGGAGACCACTGTGAAGTCTGTGTTTATCTGTACACTCTGGGTTGTCTgcttctgtttgtgtgtgtgtatggcagAGAGCGCCAGAAATTCTCGACCTTGCGGTCTGTTCTTGTGTTTCAGGGTCTATTCACCATCCTGGGAAGTTCTGGGCCCAGAATTTGTAAGTTAGGCTGCTGCCAACCCTGCCTTGACTCTGTTCTGCCTCTAGCAGCAGCAACCCTTGAAAAGTGTCTTTGTGACTCTAGCATGCAACTTCACGCACTTGGCTCACTCCCAGAGAAATAAAGGCTATTGCCAGATTGACCCTCCTGCCTGTAGCAATGTTCACCCCGAGTAAGAGGATGACCAGTTCTTCACGCGCCCAAGTTCTTTTCATGTGGAAGCCAGACAGGGCTCAGAGCGGACCGCGTGGTGTGGATAAGGAAACCCTCGCTTCAAGGCTCTTGCGTGACACTGAGACCTGTCGGCAGAATTTTAGGAATTTTCCGTACCCAGACCTGGCTGGTCCTCGAAAGGCACTGAATCAGCTCCGAGAGCTCTGCCTTAAGTGGCTGAGACCCGAGATTCACTCCAAGGAGCAAATCCTGGAGCTGCTGGTTCTGGAACAATTCCTGACCATCCTGCCCGGGGAGGTCAGGACTTGGGTGAAGTCCCAGTACCCGAGGAGCGGCGAGGAAGTGGTGACTCTGGTGGAGGACTTGACTCAGATTCTAGAGGAAGAAGAAGGTAAGACTTGTCAAGCAGAGAGGGGAGGAATCCTGGGTGGTCAGAGGAGAGAGCCATCATGTCAGAGAGCAGCCCTTTGAAGGGGTTAGAGGATGGAGGTCAGTGAGTGGGTGAGAACAGGCTTCACCTGAgcacctccccccgcccccatggCTTTCTCCTACTGTGTGCTTACAAACAAACACACATTCTCTAAACCCAGCCACATGTGTCACAAAACTGGGCCCAGACACAACCAAGTTCCCCCTAGGTGAGCCCTCAGGAAGTTTCTCTACAGAGGTTTGAACCATTCTGCTGATACGTTGTTTGCTTTTTGACTTGGATTTTATGGTAACATACTTCCAAATAGGTAGAAAAGTgtccagagaaatttttttttctactaagaGACAGCTCCCAGAATTTATGTTGTGTGAAGATTTAGAAGAACGTTGTGAATTTGGTACATATTCTTCAGAGTCCCAGAGCAGGCTTGCTTTTGAAGCCTGTGCCGATGTCTTAGGATAAGCCATTGCCCCTTCCCTCTGGTTCCTTGAAGTGGGGATGctgtttctggttttcttctgACTCCTCACTTTAAGAAAATGTAGGCATCGACTGGTGAAGAGTTTCCTCGGCTCTTCAAACAGGGCTAACCTCCATTGTGaactcttttctcttccctagcGGCTCCGCAGAACTCTACCCTTTGGCAAGAGATCCCAGAGGAGGACCCCAAAGGAAGACCAGGAGGGTGGCTGAACAATTTGGCGACCAAAGTGAGTGTCAGTTTCTTCTGTGGCTTGAAAATTCCGTCTTCGTGTGTGAGGACATTTTCTAACCTGGCCCTTTAACTTCTGTGGCCCCAGAAGTCCTAATAGGCACCCAAGCCTCCGTTTTCCCCCGTAAGTCATGTTGGCCTGTTCAGGTGGGTGGAGGCCCTGCATGAGAAACGGGGTCCGTTGCTTCCCCTGATGTCCCTTTCCTCACTTTGCGGCTGTGAGCAGCAGTAGCACAGAGGGGCTGAGGGATTGCGCTCCACAGCCAGGTGCATCTAGGTTTGGGTACTGGTTCTGCCGTTGAGcctgtgatttggggcaagacGTAACCGCTCGCAGCCTGAGCCACTCACCCCTCAACTCCTCTTAGGTGGGTGAGGATTAAATATTGTGAGACCTGCGAGCCTGGATTTCAGGAGGTGATCAGGAAGGTCACAGTGAGATTAAACACTAGTTGCAGCATCATTTTTCTTTGATAACAGGTAATTCAAGGCCATGTACTAGTGGTGTTACTGTTGATTATGAGTCTGCGTTATTTTAAGGAAGAGCAGCTCAGGCCATCTTAAAAGTTTACTGTGAAAAACAGACATGGTCTGAAATTGGTAACCAGAGTAAAATCATTATTTATAGATATGAATGTTTACCCAGAAAacctgagaaaagggaaaaactgtTAGGAACAATAATAGAAAGTTGGAGTGAAGTGACTGCAATGGAAAGTGACATACAAAAAGTATTCACTTTCTTACACAGACATAAAAATCGCATCAAtgggaaaatgaaatagaagattCCGCTCTCAGTATTAGCCCCCAAgcttaaaataactaaaactaaaCATAGTATAAATTTTGCAGTCCTGTATCATTCCATAGGACATGAAAGAAGCCTTGAATATTGTAAATCTGTCAGTTCTCCCTAAATTATAAACTTGAATGTGATTTCAAAATTccaatatcatttttttaattaaaaaaaatttttttaatttgaaaaacgTGAGAATAATCAAGGGATGTTTTTTAACAAAGGGAAGAAGAGTAGAGTGATGCACCCTTTGCCAGACTGAGATGTACCTAGGACAGCAGTTGAGTGTGGGTATTGGTACCAGTTTCGtttcaggagggaaggaggggctcTGCATTCCACCACAGGGCGCACAGGATATCttgaaatttcaaattataaCACATGTAATTAATTCGTCAGGCAGCACTTGAAAAGCAGAGCCATTCAGCTCTCTGTCCTCTGTGTTTAAATCTGTTTATTGTTTAAGATGGAGCCACCCATGCGTACACTAGAAATGATAAATTCTACTTCATTTTAGGACGTCCCATTCAGATCTGCTCATCCATATGTTGGGGGAAGGTGTTGACTAGGTAGCCTTTAGGGGCCTTCCCAAGCTCAAGGCTCTGTGGTCCTTACTACACATGCCCCTGTGCCATCCCTGTCCCCTTCCTGCTAGTTCTCAAACCAAGTGAAGTTACGTTTGCTGTTACAGGAATCTATGACATTCACAGACGTGGCCGTGGACATCACCCCGGAGGACTGGGAGCTCATGCGCCCTGTGCAGAAGGAGCTGTACAAGACCGTCACGTTGCAGAACTACTGGAACATGGTTTCTCTGGGTGAGCATCGTCCGCGTCACCCCCCCAAGCAAACCCAGCAGAGTATTTCTTTCCTCAGCTGTTAAAAATGGGCTGGCACAGAGGTGAGCGTGCATCTCCCATCCAGGCACAGAAATGGCCAAGTTCTAATCTCTTTTCCCAAACGGAAGGTTTCTAAGTGGAAGGTCATCAGAAAATATGACAACCAGCCTCCCAGGGccacccccagctctgtgccTTGCCCGTTCCATGCCCGCCCCCCCATCCCATGGTCTCTATGCACATATCCTCCAGGGTGGCAGGGAATTTTTGTCCCAGCTCTGAAAAGGACAGCGACCTAATCCACTAGCTCATGTCCGTGAGCCATTCTTTTCACGTAGAGGTCCGTGCATCCTCATGGATGAGAAGTCAGGTAATAAAATTTGAACAACTGTTTAGCTCCAGGACGAAActcattctcttcctcctgaaCAGGACTTACGGTGTACAGACCAACTGTGATTCCCATATTGGAAGAACCATGGATGgtgataaaagaaattttagaaggCCCCAGTCCAGGTGAGAGAACAGCCAGCAGGTGGGATTCTTTGTGGTTAAGAGCCTGTATTAGCCTCCGTGTGGTGAAGCAGGTTTTAAATGTGGCCAGGTCACTTTGCACAAAGACGCCTGAGCCTGTCGAGAACACTGAGCTGCTTGGCATTGCTTCCTCACAGAGACCGTCTTCAGGAAGAGATTTTCCAGACGTCATTTTTACGCCTTTTCTGCTTCTCCTCGACCCCAGGGTTCCATCCCTTGGAACTTTGTTGGGGGCTTTCACTGTGTTCgttccatttttaagtatatgtgAATGTCCCCTAAAATCCTAAATTTCAAACCGTCTTAACTTGTTTTTGCGTTTCCTTGATTCTGTTTGCTGACAAAACCCTGTAGCCCCCTGCCTCCACTCTCCtaactcattccttttttttaaattttctaattatttaacaAGATAATATCTTTTGATCGCAAGATCAAAAATTGTAAGACTGTATAAAGCCAGATTTATGCAGACAAGTCCCCCAGCTGTGTGCCCCGTCCACCCAGTTCCTGCACCTGTGTTGTAATCTGTGGGTTGACACCTGAGGGCCACGTGACTGTTCTGTTCCCCGATGACCTTTCATGTGAGGTCCATTGAGGATCCTGGCTTTATTACGTTGCCAGTTGCAAAACGGTGATTTCAATTCCACCATTTCTTCTAAGTGATTAATCTGTAAAGAGTAGCTGTTCCTCCTCTGCCCCCgtttttatgtgtatgtatcaCTGTGGTCTCATggaattctttaaaattcaatGTGTTATTAGTGCTTCAATTCCAGGTGTGGGGTGGTGTTTTTTTGATGCTCAAGTGTCGCAAATTTGGGCAGGGGGAGCCTTTCAAAGCAAGTCCTGTGTCCTTCTGAGACGTCCCTCTAGTCTTGTAGCATTTCCTTGCTTTCCGGCAGAGCATGGTCTTAGGCTCACCTCTTACCTAGCTTAGAGCTGGAATTTCTCTAGGGAACAGTGGTTCATTAATGGGGATCAGCAATGAGAAACCAGGCTCTGGGCAGACAGGGCACTCACTGCTCTGGGTACCGTGGCTCTGACATCTGTTCAGTAGATAGAGctgtgacgtgtgtgtgtgtctgtgggcgTCTTTAGTCACGAGTTCATACTGACAGCTCTCGTTCAGGCCCAGCACCGCAAGAGCCTGTCTTGTCCCTTCCCATATccgtcttttatttcctttctcgcGCAGTGAGTCACCTGGTTCCCAACATCAGtatatttactcatttgctcTCAcataatacacacaaaaatggtCTCAGAATTATAGCACTATCACTCAAATAAACTGCTTAGGCAAAGTTCAGAATTTCTTCATCTCCTTAGAATATATTCCACTAAAGGCACACAGGATACTGGGTGCAGAAGTTGCTTGAATCCTTCCCTTCTGGTTATCTTAGCAGTTTGATAGACAGTTAAGTTTGTTTGATTCCACCTGTGTTcagtttcagtatttttttatttcttgattattTAATTTTAGGTTTTTGAGTATGTAAAAACATTAACATGGTTCAGAAGTCAAAACTGTATAGAAAGGTCTACACTCTGCCCTGTCGCCAGCCACTCCCTGTAGGTAACCATGTTCCTTTGTTTCTGGTTTGTCCTTCCTGTGTTTCTCTCTGCAGAGATAAatcataaatatattcttttatctCCTGTATATGAAAGAAGTACCCAGTACtcttttgcattttgcttttttattccctttttttttttttttttcaatttaaggCACTGACTTCTAGTATATCTACCAACACTGATGCTGGAATACAGGATTAACAGTAAATTAAACAATAATGACCATGTAATATGCTACCTTAGAGTGAATtgcttcacttttttaaaaagttagcttTATGGTCATCAGGTATTTTAAGGGTCATACTGCTGGAAAAGATAATTCTTCTTATAACTTATGGTCTGTTTGCTTTAGTTGGCAGAGTGATGCGAAATATACCCACAGCACACTAAGTTCAGCACACTCTGAACCCCAGGCAGACACATGGCATGGTGGAAACAAGCCTGCGCTGGGGTCAGGACCGTCTTCCCGGAGGTGCTGCCCGCCTGGGACCACTTGAGTTTTTAGATGACTCAGGTTAAATTAAGGCTGTAAACCCAAAAGCAGGGCAGTTTATGGTTATGTATTTTGGGGGGAGACTCTGCTCCCACCAAAGAGCAGCAGAACTGAGAAAAGCAGGTTCCTCTTCTCCCACAGAGGTGAGGTTTGGGGGGTTTGGTTTGTTCTCTAGCCTGTCCTTATGTGGGGTTGAACACAGTGTGCGGACTGCTGCCGGCCTCCCCTCCTGGGCCCCCTGCAGCCTCGAGTGGAAGCTGAGGGTCATcggcaggagggaggaggcttTCAGCCACCTTCTGCTCTGCCGACGTCCGGTCTTCGTGCTTTTGCCTGATTTGTGGCCTCTGAGGATGTTACGTTCTTACCAGCTTAGAGACTTGCGATGAGTTGAACCTTTGGGTGGGGCGTCTCATCAGTCATACTTCGGGGGACGGAAGCCCATGTCTCGCAGACAGAGCAGTATTCTTGGTCTCTTGTGTCCGTTCCTGTGTCAGAACTTGATATGGTCCTGTCCGTCATAGGGACCCAGCCATTCTTTCAGGTTCAGCCCAAACCAGACCTACCCCCCCCCACCAGCATCCCTTGGCCACCTGATCAGCACTGATCTCTTCTGTTAGAAATATCATACCACTGTTAGATACTTAACTCTTctaatcactcctttctgcttaaTTATGTACACAAATTTAAGCCCTGCTTAATCATCTCAGTTCATGAATTACCAATAAACTGATTTGGTTTAGAAATGTAAGCTTACGGTAGCAATGTCTTCGTGGTATCATTCAGACTTGCTACTTAACACTTGTTAATTATAACTTCAGTACTTCCTTCTCAAGTATATGGATGGGTCTGTCATAGACTGattcttgtttgctttttgggagggggaggtaattaggtttattcacttattttttaatggaggtgctggggattgaacccaggaccttgtgcatgctaggcaggcactgtGCCACTGAGCCATCCCCCTCTGTCGCAGACTGATTCTGATTATGTGAAAGTTAAGCTCAGCTTCTGGTATTGTCTcatcatttttgtgtatgtacaCGCCCACCCACACAGTCCATtagcattctctttttttttttttttttgtgggaggagtAGTAAATCCTGGTTTGAGagagttgttttaaaatttttttcctatagaaaAAGTAATATAACAACATTTCTAGTactaaataacaaagaaatacagcCAATTTATCGAAAAccagaaaatatcttttaaaacttgTAATCTCGTTGCATTTTCATAACATAGTCTAGCTCTAATGAGTTTTCACACTAGTTAACGGTactgctttttctcatttaacgTTCCTCCTCCTAGGCATTTTCTAGTGtctgatttttctatttgaatCAAAGTAATGAAAGTAGTTCGTAAATTCAGGCAGTTCACGGAAGCGTAAGGAAAGAACggctccctcccctcacccgCGTACGTACCCAGACCTGCAAGTAGTGCGGAAGCAGAAGCCATTTCCAGAGTTTGCATCTGGGTTGGAAATAGAAGAAACACACAAAGTTGTGAAATAATAACATAAGGCCAAGTTCTGCCGTGGGCCCAATATTATATTAGGTTGAACCACATAAAACTGCTGATACTCAGCCATATAGGCCTACAAAACAAGGGCGATTTTGTATGATTCAGCCTAGTCTGCAGTTTAGGATTCTAAGGAGGAGAAAAGTGAGCTGGGCCATAAGTACctctctttttttggaggggaggtaattatgtttatttatttattattgttactattactttttaatggcggtgctggggattgaacccaggacctcgtgcatgctaagcatgcgctccaccactgagctgtaccctcctccccatgagtatttttttaatacgTGGAGAACGTGTCATAGGAGAAGGCCCAGAGTCTGGAATTAGTGGCAATTTAGACGATCATGAGGATGTAGTTTTAAGTTACGTGGATAACTTTGAACTTTAGCTGAATGAGAGGTGTGGTAGAAGGCAGAGTAGAATAGAAGAGACTAGATTATTTGAGGACTGAATACCCAGTGGAGGtattttgaactttttcttttcttcaacttTTATTCTTTAAGTCACTGATCCCAAACCTCCTGGAggactcagccccacccccaaagtTTCTGACTCAGTATGGGAGGGGCCCAGTCACCTGACATACTCACAGGTGACAGCAGTGCTCACACCATTGGTCTGGGGACTGCTCTCTTGAGAAGCATTGCTTTAGGCTGTAGGAGTTACTAGATGTATTTAAGCATGGAACCCACTCCATGAAATTGCCTTCAGGGTATTACACAGGGTTGTGCAGAGTAGGTTGGAAGGAGGAGTGGGGGCAGCCTGCCTGCTCTGTGAACCCGTCGTGTGAATTACAGTTTATACGATTGTGCATGATTGTGTGATAAAAGCCACCTCAAGCAGTCCCACAGCCTTGCCGTCTGTTTTCACTTCTTGGCTCTGTCACCTGACCTGAGCTACTCTGTTAACTCTGTGCCCATGTTGAATAGTGAGGGGCCTCCCCTCTTCTACAAATCTAGTCCTGTTTTCTGCCCCTTTGTCTTCCTTTCCCAAGCCTCAAGGACCATGTTATGAGGTTGTCAGAGCCATAGTCTTTTTAGGCATTTTATTCGTGCTCattattttgtttctgctttggcAGTTCCCTTTCTCCAAATAGAGGCaaacttaatatatatatatatatatatatatatatatatatatatatatatatatatacacacataattttttttaatttcagaatggGAATCAAAAGCCCAAGACTGTACTTCAGTGGAAAATACTTCTAAACTCACGAAGGGTGGACCCAAGACCGTCAAGCTGGAAGAGCCCTATGAGTATGACAGGTCGGAGAGGCCAGCGGCCTTCAGGAGAATCCCCACCAGCAGCAGGAACTTCGGTCTGAAGGCAGTCTTTTCACAGGAAGACGCTCCTGCAGGAGGGTGTCTGAGCAAATATGATCTATATCGAAGTAACTTTGAAAAGCACTCCAACCTGATTATACAGTTTGGTACCCAGTCAGATGATAAGACTTCCACGTACAACGAGGGCCGGGCAGCCTTCGGTCACGTCTCGTACGGTATCGTGCACGGAAAAATATACCCTGGAGACAAGCCTTACAAGTGTAACGTGTGCGGGAAAAAGTTTAGGAAATACCCATCCCTCCTCAAGCACCAAAGCAGCCACGCCAAAGAGAGGTCCCACGAGTGCGAGGAGTGCGGGAAGGAGTTCAGGCACGTCTCCTCCCTCATCGCCCACCAGAGGATGCACACTGGGGAGAAGCCGTACGAGTGCCACCAGTGCGGGAAGGCCTTCAGCCAGCGCGCGCACCTCACCATCCACCAGAGGATCCACACCGGCGAGAAGCCCTACAAGTGCGATGACTGCGGCAAAGACTTCAGCCAGCGCGCACACCTCACCATCCACCAGAGGACGCACACCGGAGAGAAGCCGTACAGATGCTTAGAATGTGGTAAAACCTTCAGCCACAGCTCGTCTCTGATTAATCACCAGAGAGTTCACACGGGAGAAAAACCTTACATATGCAACGAGTGCGGGAAAACCTTCAGTCAGAGCACACACCTCCTTCAACATCAAAAAATACACACGGGAAAGAAACCGTATAAATGCAATGAGTGCTGGAAAGTGTTTAGCCAGAGTACTTACCTCATTCgacatcagagaattcattctGGAGAGAAGTGTTACAAATGCAACGAATGCGGGAAAGCCTTTGCTCATTCCTCCACTCTCATTCAACATCAGACtactcacacaggagagaaatcCTATGTCTGTAACATATGCGGGAAAGCCTTCAGCCAGAGTGCAAACCTCACCCAGCATCACAGAAcgcacactggagagaaaccgtATAAGTGcagtgtgtgtgggaaagccttcagccaGAGTGTGCACCTTACTCAGCACCAGAGGATTCATAATGGGGAGAAGCCCTTTAAATGCAATATATGTGGGAAGGCATATAGACAGGGCGCAAACCTTACTCAGCATCAAAggattcatactggagagaagccctatAAGTGTAACGAATGTGGCAAAGCCTTTATTTACTCCTCGTCGCTTAACCAGCATCAGAGAACTCACACGGGAGAAAGGCCCTATAAGTGTAACGAATGTGATAAAGATTTTAGCCAGAGAACATGCCTTATTCAACACCAGAGGattcacacaggagagaagccctaCGGATGCCGCATATGTGGTAAAACCTTCACCCAGAGCACAAACCTCATTCAGCACCAGCGGGTTCATACAGGTGCCAAACACCGAAATTAATGGATACGGGAGACTTCATCTAAGTTTGAAAACTTAAgcacttggattttattttgtgtcCTATGTGTTAAAAACATTATTCA encodes the following:
- the ZNF287 gene encoding zinc finger protein 287, producing MFTPSKRMTSSSRAQVLFMWKPDRAQSGPRGVDKETLASRLLRDTETCRQNFRNFPYPDLAGPRKALNQLRELCLKWLRPEIHSKEQILELLVLEQFLTILPGEVRTWVKSQYPRSGEEVVTLVEDLTQILEEEEAAPQNSTLWQEIPEEDPKGRPGGWLNNLATKESMTFTDVAVDITPEDWELMRPVQKELYKTVTLQNYWNMVSLGLTVYRPTVIPILEEPWMVIKEILEGPSPEWESKAQDCTSVENTSKLTKGGPKTVKLEEPYEYDRSERPAAFRRIPTSSRNFGLKAVFSQEDAPAGGCLSKYDLYRSNFEKHSNLIIQFGTQSDDKTSTYNEGRAAFGHVSYGIVHGKIYPGDKPYKCNVCGKKFRKYPSLLKHQSSHAKERSHECEECGKEFRHVSSLIAHQRMHTGEKPYECHQCGKAFSQRAHLTIHQRIHTGEKPYKCDDCGKDFSQRAHLTIHQRTHTGEKPYRCLECGKTFSHSSSLINHQRVHTGEKPYICNECGKTFSQSTHLLQHQKIHTGKKPYKCNECWKVFSQSTYLIRHQRIHSGEKCYKCNECGKAFAHSSTLIQHQTTHTGEKSYVCNICGKAFSQSANLTQHHRTHTGEKPYKCSVCGKAFSQSVHLTQHQRIHNGEKPFKCNICGKAYRQGANLTQHQRIHTGEKPYKCNECGKAFIYSSSLNQHQRTHTGERPYKCNECDKDFSQRTCLIQHQRIHTGEKPYGCRICGKTFTQSTNLIQHQRVHTGAKHRN